From one Amycolatopsis sp. FDAARGOS 1241 genomic stretch:
- a CDS encoding MaoC family dehydratase, which translates to MNVGDELPPLEVRVTREQLVRYAGAALDFNPIHWNERFAKEVGLPDVIAHGMLTMALAGRVVSDWLGDPTRLLDFSARFTRPVVVPDDAEGALVEMTGKVGAISDDGVARVDLVVKFDGKTVLGKPQALVRG; encoded by the coding sequence GTGAACGTCGGCGACGAACTGCCTCCGCTGGAGGTCCGCGTCACGCGCGAGCAGCTGGTCCGCTACGCGGGCGCCGCGCTGGACTTCAACCCGATCCACTGGAACGAGCGCTTCGCCAAGGAAGTCGGCCTGCCCGACGTGATCGCCCACGGCATGCTCACCATGGCGCTGGCCGGTCGCGTCGTCAGCGACTGGCTCGGCGACCCCACGCGCCTTCTGGACTTCAGCGCCCGCTTCACGCGCCCCGTCGTGGTCCCCGACGACGCCGAGGGCGCCCTCGTGGAGATGACCGGCAAGGTCGGCGCCATCTCGGACGACGGCGTCGCCCGCGTGGACCTGGTCGTCAAGTTCGACGGCAAGACCGTGCTGGGCAAGCCACAGGCGCTCGTGCGCGGTTAG